The genomic DNA ATTTGTCGGTAAGATTAAAGAAGTGGTCGCTCGGGGCGTACCCATGAAATGTACTTACACTCAAGGCGACAATACCGGAACTAGCTATATTAAGGGCAAGAATATTTACGGTGAGATGATGGCCCAGGGTAAACAAGGTTACGTAATTATGAAGGATAAGTGTATGTGGAGTTGGAATAAAGATGAAAGTCAAGGAGTCAAGATGTGTTTTGAAGAAGATATTTGGGAGACGTCTGAGGATTATGCTCAAGAAGGTCAAGCCAGTGTTGCTAGTGAAGCCGAATATCGTTGTCTGCCGGCCATTGTTTCTGACTCTCAGTTTGAGCCACCAGCCAATGTTAACTTTATGGATATGGATCAGTTAATGCAGGGAGTAGAAGAATAATGAAGAATCCTTTTAAGAGAACAAAGAAGAAAGTAGAGAAAAAGTCTCAGAAACAAGCCAAAAAAGAGGCAGAGCAAGAGGAAATTAAAAGACGCCTAAGAAATTTAGGTTATTGGTAGTTAAGGAAAGCGGATCCCTAATTCTCTTAAAGCCAGAGGGATAACGTCGGTAATCATTGGTTTCTTCAGTTTTATCTTTCGGTTGGCAAAAAAGACGCCTGGGACTTCAGTAACATCAAAAAGATGATCACCTTGCCACTTTTCGGTTCTTTTTTTGAAAACATCCTCAGGGGTGGCGCCCACAGCCGTTTCCCAGGAAGCTCGGTAGCCTTGATAATAGCCAATAATTAAGTCTGGTTCTTTACCTGGATAAAGATTTTTAATGACTTTTTGTTTGTTTTGCGGATTTTTAAGGGTCTTTAATTTCTGACTGATTTCTTTAATTAATTTTGATTTTTCTTTTCTGGTGACTGTTCCTTGGCCTTCACGGCCTTTAAGATTGAGATAAAGACTATTAAAACCAAGGGCATAAGCTTTGGTTTTTGACCAGTCAATGTTTTCTAGAATTTCTTTACCTGTTTGGCCTTTTTTTAAACTCAAATAACCTTGATCTCTTAACCAGGCGTTAAGATGAATTTCATAATTAAAAGCGCCAAAGCCATGGTCTGAAAGAACCAAGAAAAGATCATCTTGTTTAAGCTGTTTTTTAATTTGACCAACAATTCTATCCATTTTCTGATAATAATCAGTAATAATTTTCTTTTGACCCCAGCACATATGTTGGATGGCGTCAGTTGTTCCTAAATAGGCAACAAAAAGGCCGGTGGGGAAATTAGTTAGTTCACCTAAAATGATTTTTTTTCTTTCTTGAAGAAGGTCATCAGCTTGTTGGAGGAAGGTGGTTTGGTCAAAAATTCCCTCTTGAAAAGCCCAGGTGTCATGGGGTAAGCCTAGAGTTGAGAAATCACCATATTTTCGGGCGATTTTTCGAGAATAGTCTTTAGGGAAAGAAATGGCGTAGAGCGGATTTTGGGGATCAAGATTAATCGGACTAAGATAAAGCTTAATTTCTGGTTGAAGGGAATGAAGATAGAATTTAGCCAGACCAAAAACTTTTTTGAAAAAGCCAACCTTAAAGGCTAGTCTTAGCCAAGGAGAAAACTGGCCAACTTTAAGAGAAATTTTTTCTCCTTGAATTTCAATTTCCAAAGAATTTCTTTTGGTTTTAATGATTAAGGGAAGGCGACTGATTTTAGTTTCTTGAAGCGACTGGTATCTGGGTCCCTGGATCGTTGTTTGGATGATTTTCTTCTTTTCAATAAAAATGGCATTACCCCGCTTCAGTTTTTTTCTTGATTTTTTGCTGGTGTAAAGACAAAAACTGCCTTCGGTACCTGAAAGATCAGGTGTTCCCATGCCCGAAAGCATTTGACCGTTTAACTGGCTGGCTGGATAGGTATTAGGCAGAAAAAGAACTTTGGTGGCTAATTTTTGACTGGCTTGCCAAAAAGGTTTGGCTTGAATCGCGGGCTCCTTAGCTTCCATGGAGTAAGCAAGATAGGGTTGGTAGTTTTTGGCTTGACGCTTAACAAAATCAAAAAGATGGTGTTTTTCTGGATTGACGCCAGTTATAAAACTGGCCCAAGCCACGGGTGATTGCGGCGGAATAGTGGATTGGAGCTCTGAATAATAGCTTAATTGAGTCAGATGAGGTAATTTTTTCGCTTTGATGAGGGAATTAACAATTTTAGGCTCTAAACCGTCAATCCCTAAGATGACGACTCTTTTTTGGGCCATAATTTTTCGCGGATTTTTTTGACGATGTGTTTAAAACGGAGAAGGAAAAAACCAAAAATACCTAAGAAGAAAGCGAGAACCGCGGCTAAAATCGGCCCGATTG from Patescibacteria group bacterium includes the following:
- a CDS encoding alkaline phosphatase family protein — encoded protein: MAQKRVVILGIDGLEPKIVNSLIKAKKLPHLTQLSYYSELQSTIPPQSPVAWASFITGVNPEKHHLFDFVKRQAKNYQPYLAYSMEAKEPAIQAKPFWQASQKLATKVLFLPNTYPASQLNGQMLSGMGTPDLSGTEGSFCLYTSKKSRKKLKRGNAIFIEKKKIIQTTIQGPRYQSLQETKISRLPLIIKTKRNSLEIEIQGEKISLKVGQFSPWLRLAFKVGFFKKVFGLAKFYLHSLQPEIKLYLSPINLDPQNPLYAISFPKDYSRKIARKYGDFSTLGLPHDTWAFQEGIFDQTTFLQQADDLLQERKKIILGELTNFPTGLFVAYLGTTDAIQHMCWGQKKIITDYYQKMDRIVGQIKKQLKQDDLFLVLSDHGFGAFNYEIHLNAWLRDQGYLSLKKGQTGKEILENIDWSKTKAYALGFNSLYLNLKGREGQGTVTRKEKSKLIKEISQKLKTLKNPQNKQKVIKNLYPGKEPDLIIGYYQGYRASWETAVGATPEDVFKKRTEKWQGDHLFDVTEVPGVFFANRKIKLKKPMITDVIPLALRELGIRFP